In Lentimicrobiaceae bacterium, a single genomic region encodes these proteins:
- a CDS encoding valine--tRNA ligase — protein MNIAKKYTPQQIEEKWYSYWIENKLFKSEPDDREPYTIVIPPPNVTGVLHMGHMLNNTIQDVLVRRARMQGKNACWVPGTDHASIATEAKVVASLKEKGIDKADLTREEFLEHAWQWKEKHGGIILEQLKKLGASCDWDRTCFTMDDIRYKSVIKVFVDLYDKGLIYRGVRMVNWDPEALTALSDEEVIYKEVNSKLYYLKYKVEGTDDEYVTIATTRPETILGDTAVCVNPADERYFNLKGKNVIVPLINRVVPIIEDPYVDMEFGTGCLKITPAHDINDYEIGIKHNLESVDIFNPDGTLNKDAQLYVGKDRFEVRTLIVEDLQKAGSVEKIEDYVNKVGYSERTNAVIEPKLSMQWFLQMQKLAKPALDVVMDDFVRFYPDKFKNTYRHWMENVHDWCISRQLWWGQRIPAYYLPDKQIVVANNIYEALEKAKKINPQITADQLKQDDDVLDTWFSSWLWPMSVFDGILNPDNDDIQYYYPTNDLVTAPEIMFFWVARMIIASIEFKNNIPFKNVYFTGIVRDKLGRKMSKSLGNSPEPIELIEKYGADGVRVGMLLTSPAGNDLPFDEALCEQGRNFSNKIWNALKLVEGWNVDKTIPQPEYAEQSVKWFSNQLDLAISQIDNSFNDFRLSEALMTVYKLIWDDFCSWYLEIIKPEYGKPIDAKTYNSTVDFFVGLMKVLHPFMPFITEEINSILDNEKADYKSIMISEMPVAQDYSDSVINDFAATKEIINSIRNVRHKYNIPNKDKIEIFYKNIGDNSINELPFSDVVVKLGNLSKLSVSEKISEGISFIVGSFEFFVVIEQSINVEEELEKLNQELKYQEGFKNSVLKKLNNKKFVENAKPEIVDLERKKLSDSETKIEAILKQISNLKK, from the coding sequence TAGAGCTCGTATGCAAGGCAAAAATGCTTGCTGGGTGCCGGGTACCGACCATGCATCAATTGCTACCGAGGCAAAAGTGGTTGCCAGCTTGAAAGAAAAAGGTATTGATAAAGCTGATTTGACAAGAGAAGAGTTTTTAGAACATGCTTGGCAATGGAAAGAAAAACACGGCGGCATTATACTCGAGCAGTTGAAAAAACTTGGTGCATCTTGCGATTGGGATAGAACTTGTTTTACAATGGACGACATTAGGTACAAATCGGTTATTAAAGTTTTTGTCGATTTGTACGATAAAGGTCTTATTTATCGTGGAGTGCGTATGGTTAATTGGGATCCTGAAGCGCTTACAGCATTGTCAGACGAAGAAGTCATTTATAAAGAGGTAAATTCTAAGCTGTATTATTTAAAATATAAAGTCGAAGGAACCGACGACGAATATGTTACCATTGCAACTACTCGTCCGGAAACAATATTAGGCGATACGGCTGTGTGCGTTAATCCTGCCGACGAAAGATATTTTAATCTTAAAGGTAAAAACGTTATAGTTCCGCTTATTAATCGTGTTGTGCCAATCATTGAAGACCCGTACGTAGATATGGAATTTGGTACAGGCTGTCTTAAAATTACTCCGGCACACGATATTAACGACTACGAAATAGGGATAAAACATAATTTAGAATCTGTAGATATTTTCAATCCCGACGGCACTCTTAATAAAGATGCTCAACTATACGTTGGAAAAGACAGATTTGAAGTAAGAACCCTTATAGTTGAAGATTTGCAAAAAGCCGGTAGCGTTGAAAAAATTGAAGATTATGTCAACAAAGTTGGCTATAGCGAAAGGACAAACGCCGTTATTGAACCAAAATTGTCTATGCAATGGTTTTTGCAAATGCAAAAGTTAGCAAAACCGGCTTTAGATGTTGTTATGGATGATTTTGTGCGTTTCTATCCCGACAAGTTTAAAAATACTTATAGGCATTGGATGGAAAACGTTCACGATTGGTGTATAAGTCGTCAGTTGTGGTGGGGACAAAGAATACCAGCGTATTATTTACCTGATAAGCAAATAGTTGTAGCAAATAATATATACGAAGCTTTAGAAAAAGCCAAGAAAATAAATCCGCAAATAACAGCCGACCAACTTAAACAAGACGATGATGTTTTAGATACTTGGTTCTCGTCGTGGCTGTGGCCCATGTCGGTTTTCGACGGTATTTTAAATCCCGATAATGACGATATACAGTACTATTATCCGACCAACGATTTGGTTACTGCTCCTGAAATTATGTTTTTCTGGGTTGCTCGTATGATAATTGCCAGCATTGAATTTAAAAACAACATCCCATTCAAAAATGTTTATTTTACAGGAATAGTACGTGATAAATTGGGTAGAAAGATGTCTAAATCTCTCGGCAATTCACCCGAGCCAATTGAACTTATCGAAAAATACGGAGCCGATGGCGTTAGAGTAGGTATGCTACTGACTTCGCCTGCCGGAAACGACTTGCCTTTCGACGAAGCTCTTTGCGAACAAGGTAGAAACTTCAGTAATAAAATTTGGAATGCTCTTAAATTGGTTGAAGGTTGGAATGTTGATAAAACTATTCCACAACCCGAATATGCCGAGCAATCAGTAAAATGGTTTAGCAATCAACTTGATTTAGCTATTTCTCAAATTGATAATAGTTTCAACGATTTTAGGCTCAGCGAAGCCCTTATGACAGTGTACAAACTCATATGGGACGATTTTTGTTCGTGGTATTTGGAAATCATCAAGCCCGAATACGGAAAACCAATCGATGCTAAAACATATAATTCTACAGTTGATTTCTTTGTCGGTTTGATGAAAGTGCTTCATCCGTTTATGCCTTTTATTACCGAAGAAATTAACAGCATTTTAGATAATGAAAAAGCTGATTATAAAAGCATTATGATTTCGGAAATGCCTGTGGCTCAAGACTATAGTGATTCGGTAATTAACGATTTTGCAGCAACAAAAGAAATTATCAATTCTATAAGAAATGTCCGCCACAAGTACAATATCCCGAATAAAGATAAAATTGAAATTTTTTACAAAAACATTGGCGATAACTCTATTAACGAATTGCCTTTCAGCGATGTAGTCGTAAAATTAGGCAATTTGAGCAAGTTGTCAGTTTCTGAAAAAATTTCGGAGGGGATTTCTTTTATAGTTGGCAGCTTTGAGTTTTTTGTAGTGATTGAACAAAGCATTAATGTTGAAGAAGAGTTAGAAAAACTAAATCAGGAGCTGAAATATCAAGAAGGTTTTAAAAATTCGGTACTTAAAAAATTGAATAACAAAAAATTTGTCGAGAATGCAAAACCTGAAATTGTGGATTTAGAAAGGAAAAAACTCTCCGATTCGGAAACCAAAATAGAAGCTATACTAAAACAAATTTCAAATCTAAAAAAGTAA
- a CDS encoding DUF1858 domain-containing protein produces MITPQTRIDEIVEKNPGSVKYLKEHGITCIICGEPVWITLEEAAKEKGFNDEQIMEFVSQLNKMK; encoded by the coding sequence ATGATTACTCCACAAACTAGAATTGATGAGATAGTTGAAAAAAATCCAGGCTCGGTTAAGTATTTAAAAGAACATGGCATTACCTGTATAATCTGCGGCGAACCTGTTTGGATTACTCTTGAAGAAGCTGCAAAAGAAAAAGGTTTCAACGATGAGCAGATTATGGAATTTGTCAGCCAACTTAATAAAATGAAGTAA
- a CDS encoding ROK family protein, whose amino-acid sequence MKKQIAIGIDIGGTHTVIGVVDKNGQILQELKPSIKTPAKSLNPNNDKYISEKLLTEYMSEIYSAIRWIISEVKKSEPEIQIVGIGIGAPNGCFYSGEIEQAPNLPFVGNVKVVEKIANEFPEIEKVKLTNDANAAAIGELIYGGAKGMKDFAMVTLGTGVGSGFVVNGQILYGKDGFAGEFGHTIIIPNGRMCGCGISGHLEAYCSASGIVRTYFELMAFNNVKNAALADVPFNKLTPYDIYLAAKNNDKTAIDTFNRTGEILGIGFANIVHYFSPEAIFLFGGVTAAGDYLIKPAIKVMEDNLLPGFKNKVKVLLSSLPDSSVAVLGASALVW is encoded by the coding sequence ATGAAAAAACAAATAGCTATAGGTATTGATATTGGTGGCACTCACACAGTAATTGGTGTTGTTGATAAAAACGGACAAATACTACAAGAACTGAAGCCTAGTATTAAAACTCCTGCAAAATCATTAAATCCAAACAACGATAAGTATATATCGGAAAAGTTGTTGACGGAATATATGTCTGAAATATATTCGGCAATACGTTGGATTATATCAGAAGTCAAAAAAAGCGAGCCCGAAATTCAAATTGTAGGAATTGGAATAGGAGCACCAAACGGTTGTTTTTATTCGGGAGAAATCGAGCAAGCGCCTAATTTACCTTTTGTTGGAAATGTTAAAGTCGTTGAGAAAATCGCAAACGAATTTCCCGAAATAGAAAAGGTCAAACTTACCAATGATGCCAATGCTGCCGCAATAGGCGAACTTATTTACGGCGGAGCCAAAGGAATGAAAGACTTTGCTATGGTAACCTTAGGAACTGGAGTTGGTAGCGGGTTTGTTGTTAATGGTCAAATATTATACGGAAAAGACGGTTTTGCAGGCGAATTTGGACACACTATAATAATTCCGAACGGACGTATGTGTGGTTGCGGTATTAGCGGGCATCTGGAAGCATATTGTTCGGCGTCGGGAATTGTTAGAACTTATTTCGAACTTATGGCTTTTAACAATGTGAAAAATGCAGCTCTTGCAGATGTGCCTTTCAACAAACTAACACCTTACGACATCTATTTAGCAGCCAAAAACAACGATAAAACAGCAATTGATACTTTTAACCGAACAGGAGAAATTTTGGGTATAGGGTTTGCAAATATTGTACATTATTTTTCTCCCGAAGCTATTTTCCTTTTCGGTGGTGTAACTGCTGCCGGCGATTACTTAATTAAACCTGCAATTAAGGTTATGGAGGATAATTTACTTCCGGGATTTAAAAATAAAGTAAAAGTATTATTGTCGTCATTACCAGATTCTTCGGTTGCTGTTCTTGGTGCGAGTGCATTGGTTTGGTAG